In Promicromonospora sp. Populi, one genomic interval encodes:
- a CDS encoding purine-nucleoside phosphorylase produces the protein MSTDLDLDDPTTNPFDVAAAAAEYIAAKTGVPGHDVALVLGSGWGGAAELLGDVVAEIPTADIPGFVQPAVQGHRSTTRSIRVERPDGAVRYALVLGSRTHLYEGRGIRRVAHGVRTAAATGCDTVILTNGCGSVHIGWRPGQVVLLKDHINFTGQTPLEGAKFADMTDIYTPRLRDIARSVDPDLPEGVYAQFHGPQYETPAEVKMASLLGADLVGMSTAVEAVAARHCRMDVLGISLATNLAAGISANPLSHEEVLEAGRVSGPRISDLLARVVKQL, from the coding sequence ATGAGCACGGACCTGGATCTGGACGACCCGACGACCAACCCCTTCGACGTCGCTGCCGCGGCCGCGGAGTACATCGCGGCCAAGACGGGAGTGCCGGGGCACGACGTCGCGCTCGTCCTCGGCTCGGGGTGGGGTGGTGCGGCCGAGCTGCTCGGCGACGTCGTCGCCGAGATCCCCACCGCCGACATCCCCGGCTTTGTGCAGCCGGCGGTCCAGGGCCACCGGTCCACCACGCGGTCGATCCGTGTCGAGCGGCCCGACGGCGCGGTGCGGTACGCGCTGGTCCTCGGCTCCCGCACGCACCTGTACGAGGGGCGCGGGATCCGGCGCGTGGCCCACGGCGTGCGCACCGCGGCGGCCACCGGCTGCGACACCGTGATCCTGACGAACGGCTGCGGCAGCGTGCACATCGGCTGGCGCCCCGGGCAGGTGGTGCTCCTCAAGGACCACATCAACTTCACGGGGCAGACGCCGCTCGAGGGCGCCAAGTTCGCCGACATGACAGACATCTACACGCCGCGCCTGCGGGACATCGCCCGCAGCGTGGACCCGGACCTGCCCGAGGGTGTGTACGCGCAGTTCCACGGCCCGCAGTACGAGACCCCGGCCGAGGTCAAGATGGCCAGCCTGCTGGGCGCCGACCTCGTGGGCATGTCGACGGCGGTGGAGGCCGTAGCCGCGCGTCACTGCCGCATGGACGTGCTCGGCATCTCGCTCGCCACCAACCTGGCGGCCGGGATCAGCGCCAACCCGCTGTCCCACGAGGAGGTGCTGGAGGCGGGCCGCGTCTCTGGCCCCCGGATCAGCGACCTGCTCGCGCGAGTGGTCAAGCAGCTCTGA
- a CDS encoding NAD(P)H-quinone dehydrogenase: MTPLDPAAVPPRVVVVGGGPGGYEAALVARSHGAQVTVVEQQGMGGAAVLTDVVPSKTLIATAEWMTIADRAPELGIRMPDDVVDPLGDVDVSLATGGIPVVRPYTAPGLSGAGVQAAASAAGTVDKRKHFVDLQAVNKRVLALAGAQSADIRGRLEREGIQIVAGKGRLDGPSRVVVELADGSTTSLEADSILLALGATPRTLPTAVPDGERILTWTQMYNLRELPERLIVVGSGVTGAEFAGAYNALGSDVVLVSSRDRVLPGEDEDAAELLEGVFRSRGMTVLSRSRAASAVRTDDGVEVTLSDGRVVHGSHVLVAVGGVPATSGLGLEEAGVQLSEGGHVVVDRVSRTSVRGVYASGDCTGVLPLASVAAMQGRIAMAHALGDAVQPLALRIVASNIFTAPEIATVGYSEEKLRAQNSKFITTTLPLARNPRAKMLGIRDGFVKLFAHPEAGVVLGGVVVAPRASELIFPITLAVQHRLTVENVASAFTIYPSLSGSIAEGARILDARVGK; encoded by the coding sequence GTGACCCCCCTCGATCCTGCCGCTGTCCCGCCCCGTGTTGTTGTCGTGGGAGGTGGCCCCGGAGGCTACGAGGCGGCGCTCGTCGCCCGGAGCCACGGCGCGCAGGTCACGGTGGTCGAGCAGCAGGGGATGGGCGGTGCGGCCGTCCTGACCGACGTCGTCCCGTCCAAGACGCTCATCGCCACCGCCGAGTGGATGACCATCGCCGACCGCGCCCCCGAGCTCGGTATCCGCATGCCCGACGACGTGGTGGACCCGTTGGGGGACGTCGACGTCTCGCTGGCGACCGGCGGCATCCCGGTGGTCCGCCCCTACACGGCCCCTGGCCTCAGCGGTGCGGGCGTGCAGGCGGCGGCGTCCGCTGCCGGGACCGTCGACAAGCGCAAGCACTTCGTGGACCTGCAGGCCGTGAACAAGCGGGTGCTCGCGCTCGCGGGGGCGCAGAGCGCCGACATCCGCGGCCGGCTGGAACGGGAGGGGATCCAGATCGTCGCCGGCAAGGGGCGGCTGGACGGCCCTTCGCGCGTGGTCGTGGAGCTGGCCGACGGCTCCACCACCTCGCTGGAGGCGGACTCGATCCTTCTGGCGCTCGGCGCCACCCCGCGCACCCTGCCCACCGCCGTGCCCGACGGCGAGCGCATCCTCACCTGGACGCAGATGTACAACCTGCGGGAGCTCCCGGAGCGGCTGATCGTGGTCGGCTCGGGTGTCACCGGCGCTGAGTTCGCGGGCGCGTACAACGCGCTCGGGTCGGACGTGGTGCTCGTCTCCAGCCGCGACCGGGTGCTGCCCGGCGAGGACGAGGACGCCGCCGAGCTGCTGGAGGGTGTGTTCCGCTCCCGGGGCATGACCGTGCTGTCCCGCTCGCGCGCGGCGTCCGCGGTGCGCACCGACGACGGCGTCGAGGTGACGCTGTCCGACGGGCGGGTGGTGCACGGCTCGCACGTGCTCGTGGCCGTCGGCGGTGTGCCGGCGACGTCGGGCCTGGGGCTGGAAGAAGCCGGGGTGCAGCTCTCGGAGGGCGGGCACGTCGTTGTGGACCGCGTCTCGCGGACCTCGGTGCGCGGCGTGTACGCGTCCGGCGACTGCACCGGCGTGCTCCCGCTCGCGTCCGTGGCCGCCATGCAGGGCCGGATCGCGATGGCACACGCCCTGGGCGACGCCGTCCAGCCGCTCGCGCTGCGCATCGTCGCCTCGAACATCTTCACGGCGCCCGAGATCGCGACCGTCGGCTACAGCGAGGAGAAGCTGCGCGCGCAGAACTCCAAGTTCATCACGACGACGCTGCCGCTCGCCCGGAACCCGCGCGCCAAGATGCTCGGCATCAGGGACGGGTTCGTGAAGCTGTTCGCGCACCCCGAGGCGGGCGTGGTGCTCGGCGGCGTGGTGGTGGCGCCGCGGGCCTCGGAGCTGATCTTCCCGATCACGCTGGCCGTGCAGCACCGGCTCACCGTGGAGAACGTCGCCTCCGCGTTCACGATCTACCCGTCGCTGTCGGGCTCGATCGCGGAGGGTGCGCGCATCCTGGATGCGCGGGTAGGCAAGTAG
- a CDS encoding glycosyltransferase family 4 protein has translation MIARATRQQNRTILLVTHHFAPETGAPQRRWGALASHLVPAGFPVTVLTPPPHYPSGKITQPSPEVRPGSVTTGSHGEKILRVNFREHSHKLGSRVADQLVAAASSVLRGVGPAAGRPAVVIATVPGIPSVAAGWALARWHRAALVVEMRDAWPDLIEPSGILLRRGRSGGLRRRLRDLAARLVHRAVTRLQARADLVVTTTAAFAEVLRSRGVRNVAVVRNGTAFTPVREHAPIHLAGRPLRIVYAGTVGRSQGLDVTVRAAALVQERGHAVEVRIVGHGNELEPLRLLAAELGAPVRVEPSVPSTQVRDLYTWADTVIVSLKDWEPFEWTVPSKLYEVMASGVVASTCLAGEAASLVTATGAGAVVRPGDVEGLADLWCGWLSDGVVPAASPDASAWVAEHASDEVLGNRYTELLDELLPHPLLDDAERGARF, from the coding sequence GTGATCGCCCGTGCAACACGCCAGCAGAACCGCACGATCCTCCTGGTCACGCACCACTTTGCACCCGAGACAGGGGCGCCGCAGCGGCGCTGGGGCGCCCTCGCCAGTCACCTCGTGCCGGCCGGTTTTCCAGTGACCGTGCTGACGCCCCCGCCACACTACCCCTCGGGAAAGATCACTCAACCTTCACCGGAGGTCAGACCGGGCTCGGTGACGACGGGAAGCCACGGCGAGAAGATCCTGCGGGTGAACTTTCGCGAGCACTCGCACAAGCTCGGCTCGCGCGTCGCGGACCAGCTTGTTGCCGCCGCCAGCTCGGTGCTGCGCGGTGTGGGCCCCGCCGCCGGCCGCCCCGCCGTCGTCATCGCTACCGTTCCCGGCATCCCGAGCGTCGCCGCCGGCTGGGCGCTTGCCCGCTGGCACAGGGCCGCCCTGGTCGTGGAGATGCGTGACGCCTGGCCCGACCTCATCGAGCCCAGCGGAATCCTGCTGCGCCGGGGCCGTTCGGGCGGCCTGCGCCGCCGCCTGCGCGACCTCGCAGCCCGCCTGGTGCACCGCGCCGTCACGCGGCTGCAGGCCAGGGCCGACCTCGTGGTCACCACCACCGCCGCCTTCGCCGAGGTGCTGCGCTCGCGCGGCGTCCGCAACGTCGCGGTGGTGCGCAACGGGACCGCGTTCACGCCGGTCCGCGAGCACGCGCCGATCCACCTGGCGGGCCGCCCGCTGCGCATCGTCTACGCGGGCACCGTCGGCCGGTCGCAGGGCCTGGACGTCACGGTCCGCGCCGCCGCCCTGGTCCAGGAGCGCGGGCACGCGGTAGAGGTACGCATAGTGGGCCACGGCAACGAGCTGGAACCGCTCCGCCTCCTGGCCGCCGAGCTCGGCGCGCCGGTCCGGGTGGAGCCGTCCGTGCCGTCCACCCAGGTCCGCGACCTGTACACGTGGGCCGACACCGTCATCGTCTCCCTGAAGGACTGGGAGCCGTTCGAGTGGACGGTGCCGTCCAAGCTGTACGAGGTCATGGCCTCGGGCGTCGTCGCCTCGACCTGCCTCGCGGGCGAGGCGGCCAGCCTGGTCACGGCGACCGGCGCGGGCGCCGTCGTCCGCCCCGGCGACGTCGAGGGCCTCGCCGACCTGTGGTGCGGCTGGCTGTCCGACGGCGTGGTGCCCGCCGCCTCGCCTGACGCCAGCGCCTGGGTCGCGGAGCACGCGAGCGACGAGGTGCTCGGCAACCGGTACACCGAGCTGCTCGACGAGCTGCTCCCCCACCCGCTGCTGGACGACGCCGAGCGAGGGGCACGGTTCTGA
- a CDS encoding phospho-sugar mutase: MIEPANPPTATGKLSAPDLAARAESWMAADVDDNDVAELRDLVARAEDRTAAADVGDFALAELADRFSGPLQFGTAGLRGAMAAGPNRMNRAVVIAAAAGLGAFLKSEAAGVTPRVVVGYDARYRSADFARDTAAVLVAAGAEVLLMPAPGPTPVLAFAVRRLSADAGVMVTASHNPAADNGYKVYLGGRVVSDAGQGAQIVPPYDARIAEEIAHVAAAKDVPRAESGWTLLGREITDEYHAAVAGLHDGEPRNRLRIVTTSLHGVGGAAIARVLAEAGFTDVVPVEEQAEPDPDFPTVSFPNPEEPGAIDLALALAQDAHADLVIANDPDADRCAVAVLDPQYGTYQGAETAASQGWRMLHGDEVGLLLGWDAAERAAAAGTGGTLACSIVSSRALAAVAARHGLKHATTLTGFKWISRSPGLVFGYEEALGYCVDPEHVRDKDGLSAAVAVAQLANRLAGEGRTLLDRLDDVARACGLHVTGQLSARFEDLARIESTMAWLRKTPPSVLAGSPVESVRDLAEGLDGLPPTDGVVLLTADDTRVIVRPSGTEPKIKCYIEVVSPVDPDASADALSTARVAARDRLARVQADLRPVLDL, translated from the coding sequence ATGATCGAGCCCGCCAACCCGCCGACCGCCACCGGGAAGCTCTCGGCGCCCGATCTGGCCGCACGCGCCGAGTCCTGGATGGCCGCGGACGTGGACGACAACGACGTCGCCGAGCTGCGTGACCTCGTGGCCCGGGCCGAGGACCGGACTGCGGCCGCCGACGTCGGTGACTTTGCGCTCGCCGAGCTCGCCGACCGGTTCTCCGGCCCGCTCCAGTTCGGCACGGCGGGCCTGCGCGGCGCCATGGCCGCCGGACCCAACCGGATGAACCGCGCAGTGGTGATCGCCGCCGCGGCCGGGCTGGGCGCGTTCCTGAAGTCGGAGGCGGCCGGCGTGACGCCGCGGGTTGTGGTCGGGTACGACGCGCGCTACCGCTCCGCCGACTTCGCCCGGGACACCGCCGCCGTGCTGGTGGCGGCCGGAGCCGAGGTGCTGCTCATGCCCGCGCCGGGCCCCACGCCGGTGCTCGCGTTCGCGGTGCGCCGGCTGTCCGCCGACGCCGGGGTCATGGTCACCGCCAGCCACAACCCCGCGGCCGACAACGGCTACAAGGTGTACCTCGGCGGGCGGGTCGTGTCCGACGCCGGCCAGGGCGCGCAGATCGTCCCGCCGTACGACGCCCGGATCGCCGAGGAGATCGCCCACGTGGCCGCCGCCAAGGACGTGCCGCGCGCCGAGTCCGGCTGGACGCTCCTCGGCCGGGAGATCACCGACGAGTACCACGCGGCAGTAGCCGGCCTGCACGACGGCGAGCCGCGCAACCGGCTGCGCATCGTCACCACGTCGCTGCACGGCGTGGGCGGCGCCGCGATCGCGCGAGTGCTGGCCGAGGCTGGTTTTACCGACGTCGTGCCGGTCGAGGAGCAGGCCGAGCCCGACCCGGACTTCCCCACCGTGTCCTTTCCCAACCCGGAGGAGCCGGGGGCCATCGACCTGGCGCTCGCCCTGGCCCAGGACGCGCACGCGGACCTCGTCATCGCGAACGACCCGGACGCCGACCGCTGCGCGGTCGCGGTGCTCGACCCGCAGTACGGGACGTACCAGGGCGCCGAGACGGCGGCGTCGCAGGGCTGGCGCATGCTGCACGGCGACGAGGTAGGCCTGCTGCTCGGCTGGGACGCCGCCGAACGGGCGGCCGCCGCGGGTACGGGCGGCACGCTGGCCTGCTCGATCGTGTCGTCGCGCGCGCTGGCCGCCGTCGCGGCCCGGCACGGCCTGAAGCACGCCACGACGCTCACCGGTTTTAAGTGGATCTCCCGCAGCCCCGGCCTCGTGTTCGGGTACGAGGAGGCGCTCGGCTACTGCGTGGACCCCGAGCACGTACGGGACAAGGACGGCCTGTCGGCCGCGGTCGCCGTCGCGCAGCTCGCCAACCGGCTCGCGGGCGAGGGCCGCACCCTGCTGGACCGGCTCGACGACGTCGCACGCGCCTGCGGGCTGCACGTCACGGGCCAGCTCTCGGCGCGGTTCGAGGACCTCGCCCGGATCGAGTCGACGATGGCGTGGCTGCGCAAGACGCCGCCGTCGGTCCTGGCGGGCTCGCCCGTCGAGTCGGTGCGCGACCTCGCGGAGGGCCTGGACGGGCTGCCGCCGACCGACGGCGTGGTGCTGCTGACCGCGGACGACACCCGCGTGATCGTGCGGCCCAGCGGTACCGAGCCCAAGATCAAGTGCTACATCGAGGTGGTCTCGCCGGTCGACCCGGACGCCTCCGCCGATGCACTGTCCACGGCCCGGGTGGCCGCGCGCGACCGCCTGGCTCGGGTGCAGGCCGACCTCCGGCCGGTCCTCGATCTCTGA
- a CDS encoding ABC transporter permease, translated as MSSGPETSSYAALFDASPTTTKLVTLGNLSRVGARPPLGQYVRLLWARRHFLWADARAKVTSGTRQSLLGNAWMVLNPLLNGLAYYLIFGLLMRSSRGIDNFIGYLLIGVFLFQFTTQSINGGARSVQSGKNLIRAFTFPRAALPISVVLRNVLNLGPTLVTLAALIYFVPPAEEYTWRIALVAAALALQVMFTTGLSLLVARWAAALPDVTNLIGMVMRIWLYGSAVFFSFDRLLVDYPDLKFWLEANPMFIVLDIVRDCVLYATTPDPVRWVWLGGWAVGTLVIGFVAFWRAEESYGR; from the coding sequence ATGAGCTCGGGGCCTGAGACCAGCTCGTACGCGGCGCTGTTCGACGCGTCGCCGACGACCACAAAGCTGGTGACGCTCGGCAACCTGTCCCGGGTGGGGGCCCGGCCCCCGCTGGGGCAATACGTGCGACTGCTGTGGGCCCGCCGGCACTTCCTGTGGGCGGACGCGCGGGCGAAGGTCACGAGCGGCACGCGGCAGAGCCTGCTGGGCAACGCTTGGATGGTGCTGAACCCGCTGCTCAACGGGCTCGCGTACTACCTGATCTTCGGCCTGCTGATGCGGAGCTCGCGGGGCATCGACAACTTCATCGGCTACCTGCTGATCGGCGTGTTCCTGTTCCAGTTCACCACCCAGTCGATCAACGGTGGTGCGCGCTCCGTGCAGTCCGGCAAGAACCTGATCCGGGCCTTCACGTTCCCGCGCGCGGCGCTGCCGATCTCCGTGGTGCTGCGCAACGTGCTCAACCTGGGTCCCACGCTGGTGACCCTGGCCGCGCTGATCTACTTTGTGCCCCCGGCGGAGGAGTACACCTGGCGCATCGCGCTGGTGGCCGCCGCCCTGGCGCTCCAGGTCATGTTCACCACTGGACTGTCGCTGCTGGTGGCCCGGTGGGCGGCGGCGCTGCCGGACGTCACGAACCTCATCGGCATGGTGATGCGCATCTGGCTGTACGGGTCGGCGGTGTTCTTCTCGTTCGACCGGCTGCTGGTCGACTACCCCGACCTGAAGTTCTGGCTCGAGGCGAACCCGATGTTCATCGTGCTGGACATCGTGCGCGACTGCGTGCTGTACGCGACCACCCCCGACCCGGTGCGCTGGGTATGGCTCGGCGGCTGGGCGGTGGGCACGCTGGTGATCGGGTTCGTCGCCTTCTGGCGGGCGGAGGAGAGCTATGGCCGCTGA
- a CDS encoding LCP family protein — protein sequence MAAPDRMGDLLAAPNPVDRDLRHARRTRRSKGFAAWFVVGALLLVGGGGTAAYFGYRMSLDNNLERLDPFAEIEPSTRPTAPPVAGPTAPVNILVLGSDSRISAGDPSAWEAGAQRTDAIMLVHLSADRQSAAAISIPRDSWVPIPGHGEAKINAAFSYGGPTLMIQTVEDLTGVRIDHFAVTDFESFTSLTDALDGVEITVPDGEGGSVRQAMTGEEALAFTRERYALANGDFGRVQRQQAWMRAIVAKVNNNRSDPLRMTRFFEAVTSSVAVDEALTIDRIQELFESARDLSTNDITFMTAPYTGTGRSADGQSIVVLDRAVFDPLMQAVATDEVPDFLAGTPEGLDLLPAVVQ from the coding sequence ATGGCCGCACCCGATCGCATGGGCGATCTCCTCGCCGCACCAAACCCGGTCGACAGAGACCTCCGGCACGCCCGGCGCACCCGGCGGAGCAAGGGCTTTGCCGCCTGGTTCGTCGTCGGTGCGCTCCTGCTCGTCGGCGGTGGCGGGACCGCTGCCTACTTCGGCTACCGGATGTCGCTCGACAACAACCTGGAGCGGCTCGACCCGTTCGCGGAGATCGAGCCGTCGACGCGGCCGACCGCCCCGCCCGTGGCGGGCCCGACCGCACCGGTGAACATCCTGGTGCTCGGCTCCGACAGCCGGATCTCCGCCGGCGACCCCTCCGCATGGGAGGCCGGGGCGCAGCGCACCGACGCGATCATGCTGGTGCACCTGTCCGCCGACCGGCAGTCGGCTGCTGCGATCTCCATCCCGCGCGACTCCTGGGTGCCCATCCCCGGCCACGGCGAGGCGAAGATCAACGCCGCCTTCTCCTACGGCGGCCCCACGCTCATGATCCAGACGGTCGAGGACCTCACTGGCGTGCGCATCGACCACTTCGCCGTGACCGACTTCGAGTCGTTCACGTCCCTGACCGATGCCCTGGACGGCGTCGAGATCACCGTGCCCGACGGCGAGGGCGGCTCGGTGCGGCAGGCGATGACGGGCGAGGAGGCGCTCGCCTTCACGCGCGAGCGCTACGCCCTGGCGAACGGCGACTTCGGCCGCGTGCAGCGGCAGCAGGCCTGGATGCGGGCGATCGTCGCGAAGGTCAACAACAACCGGAGCGACCCCCTGCGGATGACCCGCTTCTTCGAGGCCGTCACCAGCTCGGTGGCGGTGGACGAAGCGCTCACCATCGACCGGATCCAGGAGCTGTTCGAGAGCGCCCGGGACCTCTCGACGAACGACATCACCTTCATGACTGCGCCGTACACGGGCACGGGGCGCAGCGCTGACGGTCAGTCGATAGTCGTGCTGGACCGCGCCGTGTTCGACCCGCTCATGCAGGCCGTGGCCACGGACGAGGTGCCGGACTTCCTGGCCGGCACGCCCGAGGGCCTGGACCTGCTGCCCGCAGTGGTGCAGTAG
- a CDS encoding glycosyltransferase, with protein sequence MARPLRRAGELARNLRYTASFVARTVVDDPLWLAVQAARRAPERLRRPLVSALGVAPAPSAPHALGRLLAGDTAGAGDEAELLLARRDGRGLRVAAEVAVTVGRPELLDGVTAAGPARYRAAWLLGDVESIGPDAPAGLRAQVSELRPESPRADAGARPAVGAAVVEPTVDLDHPGTVTVLHHLTNSLPHTQSGYTLRSHAILAAQRAHGLTASATTRPGYPLTIGSLGARGTDVVDGVPYRRLVPDRAPADPARRAALEINLLVEAAQDARADVLHTTTPSSVGTLGRAAARRLGIPWVYEVRGLPEETWVAAHGTTAARDRASSSRRRDLMRAKETELALTADAVVTLSGTMRDALVARGVPERHITVVPNAVPDALLAAHHPTPEAARASLGLPAGPAIGTVSSLVDYEGLETVVRTVAALRARGHDVTGLLVGDGVSRPGLARLARELGVADHVLLPGRVPPDVALTWLAALDVVLVPRCDHEVTRLVTPLKPVEAMAVGRPVVASALPALVEAVGGAGLHVDADDLPGWADTVGALLADDARRAELVERGRAVAAERTWARNAETYLGVYRTCLGVPHELGA encoded by the coding sequence ATGGCACGGCCCTTGCGGCGTGCCGGCGAGCTGGCGCGCAATCTTCGCTACACCGCGTCCTTCGTGGCCCGGACCGTCGTCGACGACCCGCTGTGGCTCGCCGTGCAGGCCGCCAGGCGGGCGCCCGAGCGGCTGCGGCGGCCGCTGGTGAGCGCCCTCGGCGTCGCGCCCGCGCCGTCCGCGCCCCACGCACTCGGTCGACTCCTGGCGGGCGACACCGCGGGCGCGGGCGACGAGGCTGAGCTGCTGCTCGCTCGGCGCGACGGGCGCGGGCTGCGGGTCGCCGCCGAGGTCGCCGTCACGGTGGGCCGGCCCGAGCTGCTCGACGGCGTCACCGCGGCCGGTCCCGCGCGCTACCGCGCCGCCTGGCTGCTGGGCGACGTCGAGTCGATCGGACCGGACGCGCCGGCCGGGCTGCGCGCCCAGGTGTCCGAGCTGCGGCCGGAGTCGCCGCGCGCGGACGCCGGGGCTCGACCCGCGGTCGGGGCGGCCGTCGTCGAGCCCACCGTCGACCTGGACCACCCTGGAACCGTCACCGTCCTGCACCACCTCACCAACTCGCTGCCCCACACCCAGAGCGGCTACACCCTGCGCTCGCACGCCATCCTGGCCGCGCAGCGTGCCCACGGGCTCACGGCGTCCGCCACGACGCGGCCCGGCTACCCGCTGACGATCGGGTCGCTCGGTGCGCGCGGCACGGACGTAGTGGACGGCGTCCCGTATCGCCGGCTGGTCCCGGACCGTGCGCCGGCCGACCCCGCCCGCCGGGCCGCGCTGGAGATCAACCTGCTGGTCGAGGCCGCGCAGGACGCGCGAGCGGACGTGCTGCACACCACTACGCCGTCGTCCGTCGGGACGCTGGGCCGCGCGGCGGCGCGGCGGCTCGGGATCCCCTGGGTCTACGAGGTGCGTGGCCTGCCCGAGGAGACCTGGGTGGCCGCACACGGCACGACGGCGGCGCGCGACCGGGCGTCGTCGTCCCGTCGCCGGGACCTGATGCGCGCGAAGGAGACCGAGCTCGCGCTCACCGCCGACGCCGTGGTGACGCTCAGCGGCACCATGCGCGACGCGCTGGTCGCCCGGGGGGTGCCCGAGCGGCACATCACCGTTGTACCCAATGCCGTGCCGGACGCCCTGCTCGCCGCGCACCACCCGACGCCGGAGGCGGCGCGGGCGAGCCTCGGCCTGCCCGCGGGGCCGGCGATCGGCACGGTGAGCAGCCTGGTCGACTATGAGGGCCTGGAGACCGTGGTCCGCACGGTCGCGGCGCTCCGCGCCCGCGGGCACGACGTCACGGGCCTGCTCGTGGGCGACGGCGTCTCGCGGCCCGGGCTGGCGCGCCTCGCGCGCGAGCTCGGCGTCGCCGACCACGTGCTGCTCCCCGGGCGCGTGCCGCCCGATGTGGCGCTGACCTGGCTGGCCGCGCTCGACGTCGTGCTGGTGCCCCGGTGCGACCACGAGGTCACCCGGCTGGTCACGCCTCTCAAGCCCGTCGAGGCGATGGCGGTGGGGCGCCCGGTGGTCGCGAGCGCCCTGCCCGCGCTCGTCGAGGCGGTCGGCGGCGCGGGGCTGCACGTCGACGCCGACGACCTGCCGGGCTGGGCCGACACGGTCGGTGCCCTGCTGGCCGACGACGCACGACGCGCCGAGCTGGTCGAGCGCGGCCGCGCGGTGGCCGCCGAGCGGACCTGGGCACGCAACGCCGAGACCTATCTGGGCGTCTACCGGACGTGTCTGGGGGTGCCGCATGAGCTCGGGGCCTGA
- a CDS encoding NUDIX domain-containing protein gives MPNPTAPPTDLHRHGGDGWVTCGDHRHWGLFGAAGLLLVRRDASGAPSHVVLQHRALWSHMGGTWGIPGGALAPDEKPAAGALREAAEEAAIDPAAVHVVGTHVLEHPVWTYTTVVADVAPGHHIEPRAADPESLEVRWVDLAEIDSLTLLPAFGEALPELLAMLG, from the coding sequence GTGCCGAATCCGACCGCGCCCCCGACCGATCTGCACCGGCACGGCGGTGACGGCTGGGTGACCTGCGGGGACCACCGGCACTGGGGGCTGTTCGGCGCGGCCGGGCTGCTGCTCGTCCGGCGGGACGCGAGCGGCGCGCCGTCGCACGTGGTGCTCCAGCACCGCGCCCTGTGGTCGCACATGGGCGGCACCTGGGGCATCCCCGGCGGCGCGCTGGCCCCGGACGAGAAGCCGGCGGCCGGCGCCCTGCGGGAGGCCGCCGAGGAGGCGGCCATCGATCCGGCAGCGGTGCACGTAGTGGGCACGCACGTGCTGGAGCACCCGGTCTGGACGTACACGACGGTGGTGGCCGACGTCGCCCCCGGGCACCACATCGAGCCGCGCGCCGCCGACCCGGAGAGCCTGGAGGTGCGCTGGGTGGACCTCGCCGAGATCGACTCTCTGACCCTGCTGCCGGCGTTCGGCGAGGCACTGCCGGAACTGCTCGCAATGCTGGGTTAG